TTTACCTTTTCTTTCGGGATCAATGGGGCTATTTGTTTCCAAAGTCCATCCGGTATCTCTGAATAATATTTGTCCATTTCACAAGTAAATAATTACGATTCAAAAGTACAACCAGTTTTGAGACCGGCTCTAAGCTCCACGGCGCTTTCTGCACGCTGGATCGCGTTTGAAACTCAGTAAAACGCTCTCTACGGTCGCTCGAAGTAACTCAGCAAAACGCTTTTTACGAAAGCGTTTTAGGTTGTGGGCCAGTCCACTATGAAATTTGCGAGCTGCGACGACAACCTTGTTGCACTTGAGTTTATTATTCGCCCCGGTTTTCTTACGTCGAACTCACGTTACTTATATGATTAAATTGTAAAGTTATTAAAAAGATGGTGGGCAGGGAAGGATTCGAACCTTCGAAGACATAGTCAGCAGATTTACAGTCTGCCCTCGTTGGCCACTTGAGTACCTACCCGAAGAAAAACAGCTGCCTATAGGAATCGAACCCACAACCGTCTGATTACAAATCAGATGCTCTACCAATTGAGCTAAGGCAGCAATTTGCTATGGAAGCCAGTATTGCAGGCTCTTTTTCTTGGTCAAATAAAAAATCCGAATAGGCCATTCTTAACATTTCAAGAACGATTTCTTTTTTTAACTTTAGAATTTACTTGAAAAAGAATTTGGACCGCGGTTCGTATGTCCAAAATAAAAAAGATGATTCTCACCCTGATACATATAGGAATGACTCTTTCAATCTCTTGTTTTTATACAGGTTATTATTTTCGTTTTAGAAAAAATTCTCTGCATCGTATTTTCAATCTGTTCGGTGCAATGTTTAATCTAACAACTGCCTTTTCACTTTTATATCTGAAGTATTTAGGCGGTGGTTTAGAGAAAATGGGAATCTTTCCTGCTGTAGAACGCTGGGTAATTGATACACATCGTGTATTCGCATTATTGACCTTGGTTTTAATGCTTTTGATGGTTTGGTCCGGGATCACTCGAAAAAAAGAATTTCACAGAAAACTACACTATATTTTCCTTCCTCTATACACTGCTATTTTCCTTTCCGGTTTGGTATTGTTTCGTTCTTCGAACTGACCTTGTTCCGGCACCCTTGTTTTGAGGTTGGGAATCGCATTATCTCATTCGCTTAGGAAGAATATGAACGAAATCAAAGAACTCAAGAACTTTGCAAACGAACTCAGAAAGAGTGTGATCAAAATGGTAACCGCCGCAAACTCGGGCCATCCGGGCGGCCCCTTAGGTCTTGCCGATATTTACGCGGTTCTATATAAGAAAATTCTAAATCATAAACCTTCTGATCCGGATTGGGAAGAAAGGGATCGTTTGATTCTTTCCAACGGTCACGTATGTGCGATCCGTTATGCGGCTATGGCTCATTCCGGCTATTTTCCTTTAGAAGATCTGATGACTTTCCGCAAGCTGGGAAGTAAACTTCAAGGTCATCCCTCTACTCGTTATATGAACGGTATCGAAAGTTCTTCTGGTTCTTTGGGTCAAGGACTTTCCGTTTCCGTTGGCCTTGCACTTGGGGCTAGATTCAAAAAACAAAATCATAAAATTTATGTCTGTATCTCCGACGGAGAATGCGGCGAAGGAATGACCTGGGAAGCGGCCCAATCTGCTGTACACTATAAATTAGATAATCTGATTGTCTTTATGGATAAGAACGGAATCCAGATTGACGGTTTTACAAAAGACGTGATGAACCTCGAACCTCTGAAAGAAAAATTTATTTCCTTCGGCTGGAACGTTTTAGAAGCGGACGGTCATGATATAGAACAAATCATTTCCGCATTTGAAAAAGCAAAACTTCACAAAGGATCTCCTACGATCATTCTTTTTAAAACGGTACTTGGAAAAGGTGTTTCTTTTATGGAGAATAATCCGGGATGGCACGGAACTCCTCCTAAACCGGAAGAAGAAAAAAAGGCTCTCGAAGAATTATCTACAATTTCCATTTAAAAAAATTCCTATTCATTAAAGTTGTTGAATGTGATAGTTAACAAAACTGCTTCAATCGACCGTTTTCATGAAACAGATGAAGAATTCATTTTTCAACAATTCTAATGTCGTTAGGTGGGATTTTTGGTTGGAATTTTTTAGAAAGTGTTTCGTTAAATAGATTTCAATATAAAGTTTTTTTTATAGATAAAAGTTCCATTCTTATATTAGATTATGATGGACCACTATAAAACGGTAAAAAGAATCATTTTGCTGAGTTTTTGATTACTCATTCCTATGAAAATACATACCGTAAATTTTTATTGTAAGGCCTTGTTTCAAAGTAAAAATATTAGGAACTTTGTTATATAGACTTTGAGTAAAATTTTTTAATCTTAACTTTCAGTTTTTTATGCCGTAAGACATAGTTAATTTACGATCGTTTCAAAATTCAAAATCTATACTATAAGAAGACTTTAGTCTCCTTAGTAAGTAAATGCTGAATTACTTTTGCGATAGCTCTCGTTTCATTTTTTCCGATGACGGATTCTATTCTGAATTGACTCATTTTGTTTTTTGTAAAAATATATTGTTTATGCCTTATTACGAGTCTTTTCACCTTCCTCCCGATAAGTTAGAAGAAAAGTTTTACCAACTCGAGTTCTCCAATAAGGAAGAAAAAGTTCGAGTGATACGTGAAATTGCGGATATGATTCCCTGGCAATTTGAAATTAGTGATTTTATAGAAGAATTTAAGGACCCTACGTTGAGGGTTTTTGCTCGTTCCGTTTCTTCCATCGTTCATCTCGAACGTATCAATACACGTTATTCGCTTCTTGCAGATAAAGGCCACGTCAACGACTACGGTGATTTAGAAGAGGCGGTATTTCTTCTGTCTAGTGTAGGAGATCCGGATGCTTCTTATCACGAATTCAAAATTTATTT
This genomic window from Leptospira kirschneri serovar Cynopteri str. 3522 CT contains:
- a CDS encoding transketolase, producing MNEIKELKNFANELRKSVIKMVTAANSGHPGGPLGLADIYAVLYKKILNHKPSDPDWEERDRLILSNGHVCAIRYAAMAHSGYFPLEDLMTFRKLGSKLQGHPSTRYMNGIESSSGSLGQGLSVSVGLALGARFKKQNHKIYVCISDGECGEGMTWEAAQSAVHYKLDNLIVFMDKNGIQIDGFTKDVMNLEPLKEKFISFGWNVLEADGHDIEQIISAFEKAKLHKGSPTIILFKTVLGKGVSFMENNPGWHGTPPKPEEEKKALEELSTISI